A section of the Solitalea canadensis DSM 3403 genome encodes:
- a CDS encoding YfiT family bacillithiol transferase — translation MIAGLDALKYPVGKFQPPTTITPEMIVSAIEEIANLPAQIENALINFSENQLNTPYRPEGWTIRQVIHHVPDSHMNAYIRCKLALTEDNPTIRPYFEDKWAELADTSNTPIEVSLQLLKSLHQRWVMLLKSMKPEDFERTFFHPEKKSSLKLAEVVLMYAWHGKHHLGHILIVKNQ, via the coding sequence ATGATTGCAGGCTTAGACGCGTTAAAATACCCGGTTGGAAAATTTCAACCCCCAACAACCATTACTCCCGAAATGATTGTTTCCGCTATTGAAGAAATAGCAAATTTGCCTGCTCAAATTGAAAACGCATTAATAAATTTTAGCGAAAACCAGTTAAATACACCCTACAGACCCGAGGGTTGGACTATCAGACAGGTAATTCATCACGTGCCCGATAGTCACATGAATGCTTATATCCGTTGTAAACTAGCCCTTACAGAAGATAATCCCACTATCAGGCCTTACTTTGAAGACAAATGGGCCGAGCTTGCCGATACAAGCAACACTCCGATCGAAGTATCACTTCAATTATTAAAATCGTTGCACCAACGATGGGTAATGTTATTAAAGTCGATGAAACCGGAAGATTTTGAACGTACGTTTTTCCATCCTGAAAAAAAGTCGTCACTTAAACTGGCAGAAGTTGTTTTAATGTATGCATGGCATGGCAAACATCATTTAGGCCATATTTTAATCGTCAAAAATCAATAA
- a CDS encoding DMT family transporter, with protein MNIFLYLFAFVIGLIIPLQTAVNNQLRITVAGSPVVTAFISFLVGAITLLIIALVTGQKMDQFFSQQISWWKFSGGAMGALFVFGSIVLAPRIGMAGMISLIIAGQIFSSLIFDKFGLLGLAIREISWARIIGALLVIIGVVLVNFSDQLFKSK; from the coding sequence ATGAACATTTTCCTCTATCTGTTTGCCTTTGTTATTGGCTTAATCATTCCACTTCAAACGGCAGTTAACAATCAGTTGCGAATAACTGTGGCAGGAAGCCCGGTTGTTACGGCATTTATCTCTTTTCTGGTTGGAGCAATAACACTATTGATAATAGCTTTGGTAACGGGTCAGAAAATGGATCAGTTTTTTAGTCAGCAAATAAGCTGGTGGAAATTTTCGGGTGGGGCAATGGGTGCTTTGTTTGTTTTTGGTTCAATTGTGTTGGCTCCACGGATTGGGATGGCAGGGATGATTAGTTTGATTATTGCCGGTCAAATCTTTTCATCACTCATTTTTGATAAATTCGGACTTTTAGGGTTGGCCATAAGAGAGATATCATGGGCTCGAATCATTGGAGCGTTACTGGTAATTATTGGAGTTGTGTTAGTCAACTTTTCCGACCAATTATTTAAATCAAAATAA
- a CDS encoding DUF885 domain-containing protein: MKKITSIFFLAVIAGACNQSPNKSAKTIDKTDSIIFHKMLDNYWDERMQLFPLEATTNGDNRFNDQLRNDGSAAFLKKSKDFFTKYSEYLKKIDRNTLSDNDKISFDIFNREMSISLEGFNYHPEYMPINQFWSLPLSFPQLGSGEGNQPFVTVKDYDNFLGRITGFSIWTDTAIANMRTGIRKGYVLPKALVEKIIPQMESIPADDVTKSIFYGPINKMPSSFSDADKKRLTEAYAKAINDQINKAYKKLGEFFKDEYLPKARTTSGIDTIPQGKETYQYLIRYWTTTDKTPDEVFNLGLQEVATIRAEMEKVKKQVGFKGDLKAFFNFANSDKRFMPFKTPKEVIDAFWAIKTKEDPQLHKMFDHTPKMKFEIRQTEAFRAASASAEYQPGTADGSRPGIFYVPIIDATKFNTVGMETLFLHEAIPGHHYQNALQIENTSLPTFRRFAWYGAYGEGWALYAESLGKELGLFSDPYQYLGHLSDAMLRSVRLVIDAGLHSKGWTREQAIQYMLDNMRISDAEATSEVERYMAIPGQALSYKIGQLKIRELRTKYEKQLGKKFKLAEFHDQVLNDGCLPLEVLESKMDAWAAKK, encoded by the coding sequence ATGAAAAAAATCACGTCAATATTCTTTCTGGCGGTTATTGCTGGAGCCTGTAATCAGTCGCCTAATAAGAGTGCAAAAACAATCGATAAAACAGATTCTATCATTTTTCATAAAATGCTCGATAATTATTGGGATGAACGCATGCAGCTTTTCCCTTTGGAAGCAACGACTAATGGAGATAATCGTTTTAATGACCAATTAAGAAATGATGGAAGCGCAGCATTTCTAAAAAAGAGCAAAGACTTTTTCACCAAGTATAGTGAGTATTTAAAGAAAATTGACCGGAACACGCTAAGTGATAACGATAAAATTAGCTTCGACATATTTAATCGTGAAATGAGTATTTCGTTAGAAGGGTTTAATTACCATCCGGAATATATGCCCATAAACCAGTTCTGGAGCTTGCCTTTGTCGTTTCCTCAGTTAGGTTCCGGCGAGGGTAATCAGCCATTTGTAACGGTTAAAGATTATGATAATTTCTTGGGCAGAATCACAGGCTTTTCAATCTGGACAGATACTGCAATTGCCAATATGCGCACAGGAATTAGAAAGGGATATGTTTTGCCAAAGGCATTGGTGGAGAAAATCATACCTCAAATGGAATCTATTCCGGCTGATGATGTAACAAAAAGCATTTTTTATGGACCAATTAATAAAATGCCTTCGAGCTTTAGTGATGCGGATAAAAAACGCTTGACGGAGGCCTATGCTAAAGCAATTAACGATCAAATCAACAAAGCATATAAAAAGCTGGGAGAGTTTTTTAAGGATGAATATTTACCGAAAGCCAGAACAACTTCAGGTATTGATACTATTCCACAGGGTAAAGAAACTTATCAGTACTTGATTAGGTATTGGACGACAACAGATAAAACTCCTGACGAAGTTTTCAATTTAGGTTTACAAGAGGTGGCAACGATCAGGGCTGAAATGGAGAAGGTAAAAAAACAGGTGGGCTTTAAAGGCGACTTGAAGGCATTTTTCAACTTTGCAAATTCCGATAAACGTTTTATGCCATTTAAAACTCCTAAAGAAGTTATTGATGCATTTTGGGCCATAAAAACAAAAGAAGATCCGCAACTACATAAAATGTTTGATCATACACCAAAAATGAAATTTGAGATCAGGCAAACAGAAGCGTTCAGGGCAGCATCGGCCAGTGCAGAATATCAACCGGGAACAGCTGACGGATCAAGGCCAGGTATATTTTATGTTCCGATTATCGATGCTACCAAGTTCAATACAGTTGGAATGGAGACGTTGTTTTTGCATGAAGCAATTCCGGGGCATCATTATCAAAATGCACTGCAGATAGAGAACACTTCTTTACCAACATTCCGCCGTTTTGCATGGTATGGAGCTTATGGCGAAGGTTGGGCTCTTTATGCTGAAAGTCTTGGGAAAGAATTGGGCTTGTTTTCAGATCCGTACCAATATTTAGGACATTTAAGTGATGCGATGCTTCGTTCTGTTCGTTTAGTGATTGATGCCGGTTTACACTCAAAAGGCTGGACACGTGAGCAAGCGATTCAATATATGCTTGACAATATGCGGATTTCAGATGCTGAAGCAACATCAGAAGTTGAGCGTTATATGGCCATTCCGGGGCAAGCATTATCTTACAAAATCGGACAGCTAAAAATCAGGGAGCTGCGTACAAAATATGAGAAGCAATTAGGAAAGAAATTTAAGTTGGCCGAGTTCCATGACCAGGTATTGAATGACGGATGCTTACCGTTAGAAGTTCTGGAATCTAAAATGGATGCCTGGGCAGCTAAAAAGTAG
- a CDS encoding N-acetylmuramoyl-L-alanine amidase: protein MRFTFKNALYLFSTAMLLNSCSNDPYAASRKAYKKQLKTYIQTLKEMTPTVLPPDSVPASQWVATVNYNLRKPNYVIIHHTAQDSLAQTLKTFTLTRTQVSAHYVVSRDGKVVHMLNDYLRAWHAGNAKWGNCTDINSNSIGIELDNNGKEPFADAQINSLLVLLGKLKTNYNIPTANFIGHADIAPTRKPDPSEKFPWKKLADKGFGLWYTMPLDTVPTDFKPLEALRIIGYDTRNGDAAITAFKRHFIQSDVTPALTDSTKLILYNLYKKY from the coding sequence ATGAGGTTTACTTTCAAAAATGCGCTCTACCTGTTTTCCACGGCTATGTTGTTGAATTCTTGCAGTAATGACCCTTATGCTGCCAGTCGGAAAGCTTATAAAAAACAGTTAAAAACATATATACAGACTTTAAAAGAAATGACACCGACTGTTTTACCTCCGGATTCGGTGCCGGCATCGCAATGGGTTGCAACCGTAAACTATAACCTGCGCAAGCCAAACTATGTAATTATCCATCATACAGCACAGGACTCATTAGCACAAACATTAAAAACATTTACACTTACTCGCACACAAGTAAGCGCTCATTATGTGGTGAGTAGAGATGGCAAAGTGGTGCATATGCTTAATGATTATCTGCGTGCCTGGCATGCGGGAAACGCAAAATGGGGAAATTGCACTGATATTAATTCTAACTCTATTGGTATTGAATTAGACAACAATGGCAAAGAGCCTTTTGCGGATGCACAGATAAATAGTCTGCTGGTTTTACTTGGTAAATTGAAAACCAACTATAACATTCCAACGGCAAACTTTATCGGACATGCCGATATTGCTCCAACTCGCAAACCCGATCCAAGCGAAAAATTCCCCTGGAAAAAACTTGCTGATAAAGGTTTCGGGTTATGGTACACAATGCCTTTAGATACTGTCCCAACTGATTTTAAACCGTTAGAGGCCTTACGAATTATCGGTTACGATACTCGAAATGGCGATGCTGCGATAACTGCTTTTAAAAGGCATTTTATTCAGTCGGATGTTACTCCGGCACTGACGGATTCAACAAAGCTTATTTTGTATAATTTGTATAAGAAGTACTAA
- a CDS encoding M3 family metallopeptidase, producing MNLKRQLPAMIMVCGMLVAVEDKAFAQNANPLLSDYKTPFGVPDFEKIKPEHFMPAFEEGMKLQQQRIAAITMQRSVPTFENTISALEGSGEALGKVSTVFFNLTSANTNAEIEKISQQIAPKLSQHSDDIYLNAELFKRVKTVYDNRSKAKLTPEQTRLLEKTYKAFVRSGANLDLAKQTKMREINKELSVLTVKFGQNLLKETNGFELIIDNKEDLAGLPESAIAAAAQSAKGAGKEGKWRFTLHNPSVMPFLQYADNRQLRKKMYNAYINRCNNNNELDNKEVLSKIVSLRADKASLLGYSDHASYVLEETMAKSPDKAYELLNGLWQSALPVAKREASEMQSLMNRTNPGQQLEAWDWSYYADKVRKDKYNFNAEEMRPYFKLENVREGIFEVTRRLYGLSFTEIKDIPKYHQDVIAYEVKEVNGRHVGVFYMDFFPRASKRSGAWMTSYRKQAIKDGKMISPVVSIVCNFSQPTTDKPALLTADEVETFFHEFGHALHGLLSNVKFESLSGTSVPRDFVELPSQIMENWAFEPEVLGFYAKHYQTGELIPTALVEKMKKASKFNQGFATVEYLAASLLDMGYHTTPAGKQINTTAFEKEQMDKIGLIGQIAPRYRSTYFQHIFSGGYSAGYYSYIWSEVLDSDAFAAFKETGNLFDPKTAASFRKNVLEKGGTEDPMTLYKSFRGAEPNVKYLLEKRGLDKAL from the coding sequence ATGAATTTAAAGAGACAATTACCTGCTATGATAATGGTATGTGGAATGTTAGTGGCTGTGGAGGATAAAGCTTTTGCTCAAAATGCTAATCCTTTACTAAGTGATTACAAAACACCATTTGGTGTACCCGATTTTGAAAAAATCAAACCGGAGCATTTTATGCCTGCTTTTGAAGAAGGTATGAAATTGCAACAGCAACGTATTGCTGCAATTACAATGCAACGTTCTGTTCCGACTTTTGAGAATACAATTTCCGCGCTAGAGGGTAGTGGCGAGGCACTGGGTAAAGTATCGACGGTGTTTTTTAATCTTACTTCGGCCAATACAAATGCCGAAATTGAAAAGATCTCCCAACAAATTGCTCCTAAGTTATCACAACATAGTGATGATATTTACCTGAATGCAGAACTGTTTAAACGTGTTAAGACCGTTTATGATAACAGATCGAAGGCTAAACTAACTCCGGAGCAAACCCGCCTACTGGAAAAAACATACAAAGCATTTGTGCGTAGCGGCGCAAATCTAGATTTGGCTAAGCAAACAAAAATGCGCGAGATCAATAAAGAGCTATCCGTGTTAACAGTTAAGTTCGGTCAGAATTTATTAAAAGAGACTAACGGATTTGAGTTAATTATTGATAACAAGGAAGATCTCGCTGGTTTACCAGAGTCAGCGATTGCCGCTGCTGCTCAATCGGCAAAAGGAGCTGGTAAAGAAGGAAAGTGGCGATTTACTTTACACAATCCCAGTGTGATGCCATTCTTACAATATGCTGATAACCGCCAGTTGCGTAAGAAAATGTACAATGCGTACATCAATCGTTGTAATAACAACAATGAGCTTGATAACAAAGAAGTGCTTTCAAAGATCGTTTCGCTACGCGCTGATAAAGCTTCATTATTAGGTTACAGTGATCATGCATCATACGTTTTGGAAGAAACAATGGCTAAATCTCCGGATAAAGCTTATGAGTTGTTGAATGGTCTATGGCAGTCTGCTCTTCCTGTTGCAAAACGCGAAGCAAGCGAAATGCAATCGTTAATGAACCGCACCAATCCAGGACAACAATTGGAGGCTTGGGACTGGAGTTATTATGCTGATAAAGTACGTAAGGATAAGTACAATTTCAATGCTGAAGAAATGCGTCCGTACTTCAAACTTGAAAACGTTCGTGAAGGTATTTTTGAAGTTACCAGAAGGTTATACGGTTTAAGTTTTACAGAGATTAAAGACATTCCTAAATATCATCAGGATGTTATTGCATATGAGGTAAAAGAAGTAAATGGTCGTCATGTAGGTGTTTTCTATATGGACTTTTTCCCTCGTGCATCTAAACGCAGTGGTGCATGGATGACTTCGTATCGCAAACAAGCGATAAAAGACGGTAAAATGATCAGTCCTGTTGTTTCAATTGTTTGCAATTTCTCACAACCAACAACAGACAAGCCTGCATTATTAACCGCTGATGAGGTAGAAACTTTCTTCCACGAGTTCGGACATGCATTACACGGGTTACTTTCAAATGTGAAATTCGAGAGTTTATCAGGAACCTCAGTGCCACGAGACTTCGTTGAGCTTCCATCACAAATAATGGAAAACTGGGCGTTTGAACCGGAAGTATTGGGCTTCTATGCTAAACATTACCAAACTGGTGAATTGATCCCTACAGCATTGGTTGAGAAAATGAAAAAAGCTTCTAAATTCAATCAGGGGTTTGCTACAGTAGAATACTTGGCAGCGTCATTGTTGGATATGGGTTATCATACTACGCCTGCCGGAAAACAAATCAACACCACTGCATTTGAGAAAGAGCAAATGGACAAAATCGGTTTAATCGGACAGATTGCACCACGTTACCGCAGTACTTACTTCCAACATATTTTCTCAGGAGGATATTCAGCGGGCTATTACAGCTATATATGGTCTGAAGTGTTAGATAGCGATGCTTTTGCCGCATTTAAAGAAACAGGAAACCTGTTTGATCCTAAAACGGCTGCCTCATTCCGTAAGAACGTTTTAGAGAAAGGCGGAACCGAAGATCCGATGACACTTTACAAATCATTCAGAGGCGCTGAGCCTAATGTGAAGTATTTGTTGGAGAAACGCGGGTTGGATAAGGCGTTGTAG
- a CDS encoding LA_2272 family surface repeat-containing protein, with product MRITLTVFLVSLTLLVHGQQKKTYFPAWTFQQKNINIYGVSAGLWNFTNDPQNTSSNGLRFSLIGEGIVVALAPRSPIAESDNLFQSIIDEPISERVNGISLPGTGNAGSYEINGVAIGLVGHLHNSVNGISVAAMINAAQRHNGIQTTLFMNQCYQMNGIQVGIFNTSKKTRGFQIGLWNVNERRKLPLINWNFGSKNS from the coding sequence ATGCGAATTACATTAACCGTTTTTTTAGTATCGCTGACATTGTTGGTCCATGGGCAACAAAAGAAAACCTATTTTCCTGCCTGGACCTTTCAGCAAAAGAATATAAATATCTATGGTGTTTCAGCGGGTTTGTGGAACTTTACGAATGATCCACAAAATACATCCAGCAACGGCCTTCGTTTTTCGCTAATTGGCGAAGGCATTGTGGTAGCCTTAGCTCCCCGAAGTCCGATCGCAGAGAGTGACAATTTGTTCCAATCTATTATAGATGAACCCATTTCGGAGCGAGTTAATGGCATTAGTTTACCCGGAACAGGTAATGCTGGCAGCTATGAAATTAATGGAGTTGCCATAGGTTTAGTTGGGCATCTGCATAACAGCGTCAATGGAATATCTGTTGCTGCGATGATAAATGCGGCGCAGCGGCACAATGGTATTCAAACCACATTATTTATGAATCAATGCTATCAAATGAATGGAATTCAGGTGGGTATTTTTAATACCAGCAAAAAGACACGAGGCTTTCAAATAGGTCTTTGGAATGTAAATGAAAGAAGAAAACTTCCGCTAATTAACTGGAATTTTGGCAGTAAAAATAGTTAA
- a CDS encoding DUF4180 domain-containing protein has product MNIQTHLINNTKVAEVISDEMIIRTAEDGLGLLGDIYYQGFDNLIIYDRNITVDFFDLKNRIAGEILQKFSNYRVRLAIVGDFTNYSGKSIRDFIFESNKMGHINFVSSLSEALAKLSKR; this is encoded by the coding sequence ATGAATATCCAAACTCATTTAATAAATAATACGAAGGTTGCAGAAGTGATTTCGGATGAAATGATTATTAGGACAGCTGAAGACGGTCTCGGTTTGTTAGGAGATATTTATTATCAGGGTTTTGATAATCTGATTATCTATGACCGAAATATTACGGTCGATTTTTTTGACTTGAAGAACCGGATAGCCGGAGAAATTCTTCAAAAGTTCTCCAATTACCGCGTTCGACTGGCTATAGTTGGAGATTTTACTAATTATTCAGGAAAAAGCATTAGGGATTTTATATTCGAAAGTAATAAAATGGGACATATTAATTTTGTGAGCTCTCTTTCTGAAGCATTGGCCAAACTTTCAAAAAGATAA